From a region of the Citricoccus muralis genome:
- a CDS encoding HNH endonuclease signature motif containing protein: MGTNGGVARTVLIDQDGASSLDLPELLAVARVLVEEVAARATDPGLLGYLDRFADEPEVDRSAQWGLYAHVADEAPGEDVHGADEAPGETATDSGTDIHQGQATAASLPTVLAQVEELSRWLDSARTGLAGHTDRVFDLHATRREVLGIPEGKTAYRNGADYLRQTLRIHRVEAKKRVARAQCVLASHDPTSLQPDAVVAPEMPELARAVAEATMDSASVDTVAATLAEAVRDAGLAGADPDVVHGLVAEGERILVGHACQSDPETVKKVCSHWRQRFDALVNPDGLEPTDAQSSAAQGLFYQGRGQANLHRWLLMATDLQHEVLQTIAADATNPRKDPRKGEGTGTETDSGALTGYEDGTSTQRAADPGTAAAAEPWTGQVLEMEALDPRSLAQKRLDGLVSALTGAMALTSTHTQWSRDGAEGTVGTDWSDPGGGSRPQVLVTIDYQTLAGQFREHQATVPPEATGHLLSQAAYTGPVSPAMIRQLACDSDLIPIVLGGKGEVLDVGRSQRLFTRKLRRAITARDGGCAAPDCSIYAPWCEAHHIQHWEHGGPTSVDNGVLLCSHHHHAVHAGAWEIEVVDGIPWFIPAPYHDPTQTPRRNHYWRTGSSNSTTTNGQKLPDEGGEGGEGESDGERDGEADQQGAA; encoded by the coding sequence ATGGGGACAAACGGGGGGGTGGCAAGGACGGTGTTGATCGATCAGGACGGTGCGTCCTCTCTGGACCTGCCCGAACTCCTGGCAGTCGCCCGCGTGCTGGTGGAGGAGGTGGCGGCACGGGCCACTGACCCTGGCCTGCTGGGGTACCTCGACCGCTTCGCTGACGAGCCAGAGGTGGATCGGTCGGCGCAGTGGGGCCTCTATGCCCATGTTGCCGATGAGGCACCCGGCGAGGATGTCCACGGCGCCGACGAGGCACCCGGCGAGACGGCGACCGATTCCGGTACTGACATCCATCAGGGCCAGGCAACGGCGGCGTCCTTGCCGACCGTCCTGGCTCAGGTGGAGGAACTGTCCCGGTGGCTCGATTCAGCTCGGACCGGATTGGCGGGGCATACGGATCGGGTCTTCGACCTCCACGCCACCCGGCGTGAGGTGTTGGGGATACCGGAGGGCAAGACCGCGTACCGCAATGGCGCGGACTATCTCCGGCAGACCTTGCGGATCCACCGAGTCGAGGCGAAGAAGAGAGTGGCGCGGGCACAGTGCGTGCTGGCCAGCCACGACCCGACCAGCTTGCAACCCGATGCCGTGGTCGCTCCGGAAATGCCGGAGCTGGCTCGGGCCGTGGCGGAGGCAACCATGGATTCGGCCTCGGTGGATACCGTGGCGGCGACCCTGGCTGAGGCTGTCCGGGATGCTGGGCTGGCCGGTGCCGATCCAGACGTCGTCCACGGCCTGGTCGCGGAAGGGGAGCGGATCCTCGTCGGACATGCCTGCCAGTCGGATCCTGAAACCGTGAAGAAGGTCTGCTCGCACTGGCGCCAGCGCTTTGATGCGTTGGTCAATCCGGATGGTCTGGAACCGACGGACGCCCAGTCCAGCGCAGCTCAAGGGTTGTTCTACCAGGGTAGGGGCCAGGCCAACCTGCATCGGTGGCTGCTGATGGCTACGGATCTCCAGCATGAGGTCCTGCAGACCATCGCCGCCGATGCCACCAATCCTCGCAAAGACCCGCGCAAGGGCGAGGGCACGGGTACAGAAACCGACTCCGGTGCGTTGACAGGGTACGAGGATGGCACGTCGACTCAAAGAGCGGCTGACCCGGGAACTGCCGCCGCTGCGGAACCCTGGACCGGCCAGGTCCTGGAGATGGAGGCTCTGGACCCACGCAGTCTGGCGCAGAAACGGCTCGATGGTCTGGTGAGCGCCCTGACCGGCGCCATGGCCCTCACTTCGACGCATACACAGTGGTCGAGGGACGGTGCAGAGGGCACCGTGGGCACCGACTGGTCGGACCCTGGCGGTGGGTCACGGCCCCAGGTGCTGGTGACGATCGACTACCAGACCCTGGCCGGACAGTTCCGGGAGCATCAAGCCACCGTTCCGCCGGAAGCCACCGGTCACCTACTCTCCCAGGCTGCCTATACCGGGCCGGTGAGTCCGGCCATGATCCGGCAGCTGGCCTGTGACAGTGACCTGATCCCGATCGTGCTCGGCGGCAAGGGAGAGGTGCTGGACGTGGGGCGGTCCCAACGGCTCTTCACGCGCAAGCTCAGACGGGCGATCACGGCCCGAGACGGCGGCTGCGCGGCACCGGACTGTTCCATCTATGCCCCGTGGTGCGAAGCGCACCACATCCAGCACTGGGAACACGGCGGTCCCACCAGTGTGGACAACGGAGTCCTGCTCTGCTCGCATCACCACCATGCCGTGCATGCCGGAGCCTGGGAGATCGAGGTTGTCGACGGGATTCCGTGGTTCATTCCGGCTCCCTATCACGACCCCACCCAGACGCCGCGTCGCAATCACTATTGGCGGACGGGCTCCAGTAACTCCACCACCACGAATGGTCAGAAACTTCCGGACGAAGGCGGCGAAGGCGGCGAAGGCGAAAGCGATGGTGAAAGGGATGGCGAAGCCGACCAGCAGGGTGCGGCGTGA
- a CDS encoding vWA domain-containing protein, translating into MRHHQSSRYGRYDGGPDPLAPPIDLSEALDAVADDVMAGYSPAQALREFLRRGGRTMAGLDELAGRVQQKRRDLLNRHRLDGTLQEAKKLLDEAVLEERKQLARDIRMDDTDRAFREMQLQNLPASTAAAVTELADYDWQSDTARRAFEEIKDLLGRELLDQRFAGMKNALESATEQDRTAIAAMLRDLNDLLDKHARGEDTPEDFQNFMAQHGDQFPEDPKDIDELIDALAQRSAAAQRMLRSMSPEQREELMALSAQAFGSADLLDQLNRLDANLQGLRPGEDWTGAEQFDGDQGLGLGDGTGVFQDLAELDQLSDQLSQSAPGSTLSDVDVDRLSRQLGDEAAADARTLERLEKALRDSGLLQRGTDGDLKLSPKAVRKLGTSLLKDAAGRLSGRQGQRDTRLAGAAGELTGSSRAWQYGDVEPWDVTRTITNAISRTVAEGRNPRSGLRIEVADVEVQETEARTQAAVALLVDTSFSMAAEGRWVPMKRTALALHHLVATRFRGDQLQLVQFGRYAQRVDIDELTALPPMREQGTNLHHGLMLATRFFRQHPTLQPVLLIVTDGEPTAHLLHHGGAGPEAWFSYPPDRETLRATIAELDRVGRLGAETTFFRLGSDPGLVDFLAAMARRVNGRVVAPDAEDLGAAVVGEFLRSRSHPSDRPGPDWTD; encoded by the coding sequence GTGAGACACCACCAGTCCTCACGTTACGGCCGCTACGACGGCGGTCCCGATCCACTCGCGCCGCCGATCGACCTCTCCGAGGCACTCGATGCCGTGGCCGATGACGTCATGGCCGGATATTCCCCCGCGCAGGCCCTGCGCGAGTTCCTGCGCCGCGGCGGGCGGACGATGGCCGGTCTGGACGAACTCGCCGGCCGCGTCCAGCAGAAGCGCCGGGACCTGCTCAATCGGCACCGCCTGGACGGCACCCTCCAGGAGGCGAAGAAGCTGCTGGACGAGGCCGTCCTCGAGGAGCGCAAACAGCTGGCCCGCGACATCCGGATGGACGACACCGACCGAGCGTTCCGGGAGATGCAGTTGCAGAACCTCCCTGCCTCCACTGCCGCCGCCGTCACGGAATTGGCCGATTATGACTGGCAGTCGGACACCGCGCGCCGCGCCTTCGAGGAGATCAAGGACCTGCTCGGCCGCGAGCTGCTCGACCAGCGGTTCGCCGGCATGAAGAACGCGCTGGAAAGCGCCACCGAGCAGGATCGGACGGCCATCGCCGCCATGCTCCGTGACCTCAACGATCTGCTGGACAAGCATGCCCGCGGCGAGGACACCCCCGAGGACTTCCAGAACTTCATGGCCCAACACGGTGACCAGTTCCCGGAAGATCCGAAAGACATTGACGAGTTGATCGACGCCCTCGCCCAGCGCTCCGCGGCGGCCCAGCGCATGCTCCGCTCCATGTCCCCAGAACAGCGTGAAGAACTGATGGCCCTGTCCGCACAGGCCTTCGGCTCCGCGGACCTCCTGGACCAGCTGAACCGTCTCGACGCCAATCTCCAAGGCCTGCGCCCCGGCGAGGACTGGACCGGCGCCGAACAGTTCGACGGCGACCAGGGCCTCGGCCTCGGAGACGGCACCGGGGTCTTCCAAGACCTGGCCGAACTCGATCAGCTCAGCGACCAGCTCTCCCAGTCCGCTCCCGGCTCCACCTTGTCAGACGTGGATGTGGACCGGCTGTCCCGCCAGCTCGGGGACGAAGCCGCCGCCGATGCCAGGACTCTCGAACGACTCGAGAAGGCCCTCAGGGACAGTGGCTTGCTGCAACGCGGCACCGACGGTGACTTGAAGCTCTCCCCGAAGGCCGTTCGCAAGCTCGGCACCTCCCTGCTCAAGGACGCCGCCGGCCGCCTCTCGGGCCGGCAGGGCCAGCGCGATACCCGACTGGCCGGAGCCGCCGGCGAACTCACCGGGTCGAGCCGGGCCTGGCAGTACGGGGATGTCGAGCCCTGGGACGTCACCCGGACCATCACGAACGCGATCAGCCGCACGGTCGCCGAGGGCAGGAATCCCCGGTCCGGTCTGCGGATCGAGGTGGCCGACGTCGAGGTCCAGGAGACCGAGGCCCGCACCCAGGCCGCCGTGGCGCTCCTGGTGGACACCTCGTTCTCGATGGCGGCCGAGGGGCGCTGGGTGCCCATGAAGCGCACCGCGCTGGCCCTGCACCACCTCGTCGCGACCCGGTTCCGCGGCGACCAGCTGCAACTCGTGCAGTTCGGTCGCTACGCCCAGCGAGTGGACATCGACGAGCTCACCGCCCTGCCACCCATGCGCGAACAGGGCACCAATCTGCACCACGGGCTGATGCTCGCCACCCGATTCTTCCGCCAGCACCCCACCCTGCAGCCGGTGCTGCTCATTGTCACCGACGGCGAACCGACCGCGCATCTCCTGCACCACGGCGGCGCCGGCCCTGAGGCCTGGTTCTCCTACCCGCCCGACCGCGAAACGTTGCGCGCCACCATCGCCGAACTCGACCGCGTCGGCCGGCTCGGTGCTGAGACCACCTTCTTCCGGCTGGGATCCGACCCGGGGTTGGTGGACTTCCTCGCCGCCATGGCCCGCCGGGTGAACGGCCGCGTGGTGGCGCCGGATGCGGAAGACCTGGGCGCCGCCGTCGTGGGCGAATTCCTCCGCTCGCGCTCGCACCCCTCCGACCGACCTGGTCCGGACTGGACTGACTGA